In Fodinibius saliphilus, a genomic segment contains:
- a CDS encoding N-acetylmuramoyl-L-alanine amidase family protein — MFSQYLLLSVLGCLFLLQPQAQLQAQDNILDRVSVAQRSDGQGYVSRFHMSQPVDSFNVYQPSIDLIQMTLYSSKIDTTEINLPEQSQIYDEISFYDIPNGIGVDLYITKDKYFKSKAYHDANSDDLLLGLTTTNKIDLEYVTRDMEPLIWSRLTMNAESLLVDDTDAIPDNQLNSNSDYDKFKDKLKFDVVVIDPGHGGHDPGSIGYKNVKEKDIVLDIAKKVGGYIEEHLPNVKVIYTRDDDTFVGLKERGSIANKAEGDLFISLHCNSFSSRQPHGTEVYFLGLEKSETALEVMKRENRVVRADNDTEQKELTQEELLIYELANSGYIASSEHIAGMLEHQFDDRAQRRSRGVKQARFVVLYHASMPAVLVEAGFISNPSEARYLTSDYGQSIIASAIFRSIRNYKKKYEKSQHFNTK, encoded by the coding sequence ATGTTCAGTCAGTATCTATTACTGTCAGTATTGGGTTGTCTCTTTTTGTTGCAACCACAAGCTCAACTTCAAGCCCAAGACAACATTCTTGATCGAGTTTCAGTAGCCCAACGCAGTGATGGTCAGGGATATGTAAGCCGGTTTCACATGTCTCAACCGGTAGACTCCTTTAATGTGTATCAGCCCAGCATTGACCTTATTCAAATGACCCTGTACAGTAGTAAAATCGATACTACTGAAATAAACCTTCCCGAACAGTCTCAGATCTATGATGAAATCAGCTTTTATGATATCCCCAACGGCATCGGTGTTGATCTTTACATCACCAAGGATAAATACTTTAAAAGCAAAGCATACCACGATGCAAACAGTGACGACCTACTGTTAGGACTTACCACAACAAATAAAATTGATCTCGAGTATGTGACTCGGGATATGGAACCACTCATCTGGTCGCGCCTTACTATGAATGCTGAAAGCCTTTTAGTGGATGACACAGATGCTATACCCGACAACCAGCTGAATAGCAACTCTGATTACGATAAATTTAAAGATAAGCTTAAATTTGATGTCGTCGTTATTGATCCCGGTCATGGAGGACATGATCCAGGTTCAATAGGATATAAGAATGTTAAAGAGAAAGATATAGTACTTGATATTGCTAAAAAAGTGGGGGGCTATATTGAAGAACACCTCCCCAATGTAAAAGTAATTTATACCCGCGACGATGATACTTTTGTAGGCCTAAAAGAACGAGGCAGTATTGCCAACAAGGCGGAAGGGGACCTTTTTATTTCTTTACATTGCAATTCATTTTCATCGCGACAACCTCACGGTACCGAAGTATACTTTCTGGGGCTAGAAAAAAGTGAAACAGCTCTCGAGGTTATGAAACGTGAGAACAGAGTAGTACGGGCCGATAATGACACTGAACAAAAAGAGCTAACACAGGAAGAGTTATTAATTTATGAACTTGCAAACAGCGGTTATATAGCAAGCAGTGAACATATAGCCGGTATGCTGGAACACCAATTCGATGATCGTGCTCAGCGTCGCTCGCGGGGAGTAAAACAAGCTCGTTTTGTTGTTTTATATCACGCCTCAATGCCAGCAGTATTGGTAGAAGCAGGGTTTATAAGTAATCCCAGCGAAGCCCGATATCTTACTTCAGACTATGGACAAAGCATTATTGCTTCGGCAATATTCCGATCGATACGAAATTACAAAAAGAAATACGAGAAGAGTCAACACTTTAACACTAAATAA
- the udk gene encoding uridine kinase, with the protein MESLIIGVAGGSGSGKTTVVKHIIEAVGKENILLLQHDSYYRDLKHLPFEERTKQNFDHPSALETELMIRHLKALKEGYQVEVPIYDFTKHIRKEKTNLVEPKKIILIDGILIFTEKELRDQMDIKLYVDTDDDIRLLRRIQRDIVERDRQLENVLSQYQKFVRPMHLEFVEPTKRYADIIIPRGGENQVALDMVNALIQERLQKK; encoded by the coding sequence TTGGAATCATTAATTATTGGCGTTGCCGGCGGCAGCGGATCTGGAAAAACAACCGTCGTTAAGCATATTATTGAAGCTGTTGGCAAAGAAAACATTTTATTGCTCCAGCATGATTCATACTACCGCGATCTCAAACACCTCCCCTTCGAAGAACGGACCAAACAAAACTTTGACCATCCTTCTGCCCTTGAAACAGAGTTAATGATTCGTCATCTCAAAGCCCTGAAAGAAGGATACCAGGTAGAAGTACCCATTTATGATTTCACTAAGCATATTCGTAAAGAAAAAACGAATCTCGTAGAGCCCAAGAAAATAATTCTTATCGACGGTATCCTTATTTTTACTGAGAAAGAATTACGCGATCAGATGGATATCAAGCTGTATGTAGATACTGATGACGATATTAGGCTACTTCGTAGAATACAACGAGATATCGTAGAACGTGATCGGCAGTTAGAAAATGTACTCTCTCAGTACCAAAAGTTTGTACGTCCTATGCACCTTGAATTTGTGGAACCAACTAAACGTTATGCCGATATTATTATACCACGCGGCGGTGAAAACCAAGTTGCACTGGATATGGTGAATGCCCTAATCCAAGAACGATTGCAAAAAAAGTAA